A genomic region of Choristoneura fumiferana chromosome 17, NRCan_CFum_1, whole genome shotgun sequence contains the following coding sequences:
- the LOC141436960 gene encoding uncharacterized protein, translated as MSESSETSRVSAKAMVSPWAILDSCEIVEKWLADNVIYLKSFPPEHYAMVRLQDIKDSEQNSRSLKPLPMHLYVNLPDTTNVALSPDTTSVQIPKRSAYGKWLRRKAEMNAIGQPETSAANHTDCTQKPEKSATTSDNTSQTTNGPVTKIAKQREE; from the exons ATGTCTGAGTCCAGTGAAACAAGCCGTGTATCAGCGAAAGCTATGGTATCCCCCTGGGCGATACTCGATAGCTGCGAAATT gtagaAAAGTGGCTAGCTGATAATGTCATATACTTAAAAAGCTTTCCACCGGAGCATTACGCAATGGTCAGGTTACAGGATATTAAAGACAGTGAACAAAACAGCCGAAGCTTGAAACCTCTACCAATGCATCTCTACGTCAACCTACCTGACACGACTAATGTAGCATTGTCGCCAGACACAACATCAGTACAGATACCAAAACGAAGCGCTTACGGAAAATGGTTAAGGAGAAAAGCTGAAATGAATGCGATAGGACAACCAGAAACTTCTGCTGCCAATCATACAGATTGTACCCAGAAACCAGAAAAATCCGCAACTACAAGTGACAATACATCCCAAACTACAAATGGACCAGTGACAAAGATAGCTAAACAGCGTGAAGAGTAA
- the LOC141436995 gene encoding lipase 1-like — translation MALSWTVAFVFGLGLISTFSTIRNVYRLATGREDLNFTQIIIKHGYQSEHHTVQTEDGYLLTIFRITEAANCTKGKTKTPVLLMNGLLASADCFLDAGVKAGLPFLLSDACFDLWVGNARGTYYGRRHTTLNPDSDKEFWDFSVDEIGLHDVPATIDYVLNYTGAEKLNYVGISQGAGSFFVMCSERPGYCEKAKVLIGLAPATRHTNAKSIVFRQITTIIRDHEKLLHTFGFWEFAWKGFADVFKTVCQHKPEFCEAFIAYLDASHPGSISIDSLKEALEHFPAGTSLKNLARYGQSVNGERYCKFDYGHEKNMEIYGGDPPDFNLSAVSIPVVILQGKNDGIVDYSDVKWTIDRLPNVKEFVMIEDPLWNHLDMVIANKIPELLFPKILEYLLLYDGNGNGTTSIPES, via the coding sequence ATGGCATTGAGCTGGACGGTAGCTTTCGTGTTCGGTTTGGGCCTTATCTCGACGTTTTCAACCATACGGAACGTCTACAGACTTGCCACGGGACGTGAAGATTTAAATTTTACGCAAATTATAATCAAACATGGATACCAAAGCGAGCACCATACCGTACAAACTGAAGATGGATATTTATTGACAATATTCAGGATAACCGAAGCTGCAAACTGTACCAAGGGGAAAACAAAAACGCCGGTTTTGCTGATGAATGGACTTTTAGCCAGTGCCGACTGTTTTCTGGACGCAGGCGTTAAAGCTGGACTTCCTTTTCTCTTATCGGATGCTTGCTTCGACCTTTGGGTTGGTAACGCAAGAGGCACTTATTACGGCAGAAGGCACACCACGCTAAATCCTGACAGCGATAAGGAATTTTGGGATTTCTCCGTCGACGAAATAGGCCTACATGACGTGCCGGCAACCATCGACTATGTTTTGAACTACACAGGAGCAGAAAAACTTAACTATGTCGGGATCTCGCAAGGAGCGGGAAGTTTCTTTGTGATGTGCTCCGAAAGGCCTGGGTATTGTGAGAAAGCTAAAGTTCTTATCGGTTTGGCACCTGCGACGAGGCATACTAATGCCAAATCCATTGTATTCAGGCAGATAACAACTATTATAAGGGATCACGAAAAATTGTTACACACCTTTGGATTTTGGGAGTTTGCTTGGAAAGGCTTCGCGGATGTGTTCAAAACTGTGTGTCAACATAAACCTGAATTTTGTGAAGCATTCATAGCCTACCTAGACGCGTCGCATCCGGGATCCATTTCGATAGATTCTTTGAAAGAAGCATTGGAGCATTTCCCTGCAGGGACTTCCTTGAAGAATCTAGCTCGATACGGACAGAGTGTCAACGGCGAAAGGTATTGCAAATTTGATTATGGACACGAAAAGAACATGGAGATATACGGTGGTGACCCACCAGACTTCAATTTATCTGCTGTGTCTATCCCAGTAGTAATATTACAAGGCAAAAACGATGGAATAGTGGATTATTCAGACGTTAAGTGGACAATAGACAGATTGCCTAATGTTAAGGAGTTCGTAATGATAGAAGACCCATTATGGAACCATTTAGACATGGTAATAGCAAACAAGATACCTGAATTGTTGTTCCCGAAGATATTGGAATATTTATTACTATATGACGGCAACGGCAACGGGACTACTAGTATTCCTGAAAGttaa
- the LOC141437138 gene encoding uncharacterized protein, translated as MACMAITGAFKTTPTAAMEVLLDLPPLHIAIESEARKSLHRMKMYGLWNDSAPRTKHTKMEQNEYLDSIMAMGCDKMQPKYIFRRNFKVHVPTRAEWAEGLTLPEGSENSWYTDGSKMKSGTGAGIHAKDFNSSVSMGNYATVFQAETYAIIACAQENIDRKVREKTIYILSDSQAALKALTSPKVDSRLIYNGVQALNKLGRRNRVRLVWIPGHKGFIGNEKADELAREGSMNKNIGPEPYVGLSQGTMKNA; from the coding sequence ATGGCCTGCATGGCTATCACAGGGGCGTTCAAAACAACGCCGACAGCAGCAATGGAAGTCTTACTGGACTTACCACCACTGCATATTGCTATAGAATCCGAAGCGCGGAAGTCGTTGCACAGAATGAAAATGTACGGCCTGTGGAACGATTCCGCTCCAAGGACAAAGCACACTAAAATGGAACAAAACGAATACCTTGATAGTATAATGGCGATGGGTTGCGACAAAATGCAACCAAAGTACATATTCCGAAGGAACTTCAAGGTTCATGTTCCCACAAGGGCTGAATGGGCAGAAGGACTGACACTGCCGGAAGGCAGTGAAAATTCATGGTACACGGATGGATCTAAAATGAAATCCGGTACAGGAGCCGGCATTCATGCCAAGGACTTTAACAGTAGCGTAAGCATGGGAAATTATGCAACTGTCTTTCAAGCAGAGACGTATGCAATTATCGCCTGTGCACAGGAGAATATAGATAGGAAGGTAAGGGAAAAAACCATCTATATACTCAGTGACAGTCAAGCAGCCCTAAAGGCGCTCACATCGCCAAAGGTTGACTCAAGACTGATCTATAATGGAGTACAAGCACTAAACAAGCTTGGCAGACGCAATAGAGTGAGACTGGTTTGGATCCCAGGACACAAAGGCTTCATCGGAAATGAAAAAGCAGATGAGCTAGCAAGGGAAGGGtcaatgaacaaaaacataGGGCCCGAGCCGTATGTGGGACTCTCACAGGGAACCATGAAGAATGCATAA